In Patescibacteria group bacterium, the genomic window AATGAAAAAGGCTTATTTGAAGATGATTTATCTGTGTATACAAAACTAAAAGAATCAGGCAACCAATTGATTTTAAATAAATTAGAAATGCTCAATCCCAAATTAAAGATTATTGATGACCCTAATGACTTTCATTTTCATTCTAGAAATAAATTAAGATATATTAATCCTAAATTTCTTGATTCAAACGGCTCAATTCATCGTGTGGCAGAGAGGTTTAAAGATTTTTCAGATAAACTTGTAAAACACGAAGAAAAGATTAAAAAAGGTATTTTTGTTAGGATTATTTCTTATTAACGCTCCCAACCTTTAAAATTGACTCACTTTATTAGATATAAATAAACGTAAAAATTCTACTCAAGGGGACGCTGCGTTTTCGTTGCTAACGCTCCTCACTCTCGTATAACAAGGGATATGCGGTTCCCTCCAGAGGTGGGCAGGCAGCCCTCGTCTCGGGCTTCACCCAAATTTTTCTGATATAATTCAAATGCCAACGAAACCATAACTTTATATTTAACCAAATTTTTAACTTATTAATATGTGCGGAATAGGAGCAATTTATGGAAAGAACATAAAAGAAAAAGAGTTTTCCATAAAGCGAAGTCTACAATTAATAGAACATCGAGGATATAGTTTATATGAAACTAAGATTTTAGATAATTGTGTTCTCGGCTGTAACAGATTAGAAATTGTGGATAGACCAAAAGCCATACAACCTCAGACAAATGAAGATGAATCTGTTTTTGTTGTATTCAATGGAGAGATTTTCAATTATAAAGAATTAATGAAAGAACTTTCTGATAAAGGGCACAAATTCAAAACAAATTCAGACACAGAAGTTTTAGTTCATCTTTGGGAAGAATATGGCGAGGAAATGGTTAAAAAATTAGATTCTGAAATGTTTGCCTTTTTTATTTATGATAAAAACAAAAATTCTTTTTTTGTAGCAAGAGACCCTTACGGAATAAAACCCTTGTATTATGCTCTTGATAATTTAGGAAATTATCATTTTGCCTCTGAAATTAAGCAACTATCTCAATTTAAAGAAATTGATGAGATTTCTTTTTTTCCACAAGGAAATTTTATGTTAAACGGCAAATTAAAACAATATCATAAAATTCCAAAGGTAACTGAAAAACTGAAAGCTCCTTTACAAGAAATAATTGAAAATGTAAGAATCTTATTTGATGAAGCAGTCAAAAAAAGAGTTGATACAGATTTGCCTGTTGGAGTCTTTTTTAGCGGAGGAATAGATAGTTCAGCTGTATTAGCGACAGCAGTAAAATATCATAAAGATGTTACTGCAATAATTGTTGGTCATCCTCACGCCCCAGATGTTTTAATTGCAAAAAAATACTGCGAAGAAAACAAGATAAAATATATTTATTTTAATCCTCCAACGGAAAAAGAACTTTTTAAAATCATTCCCGAAATTGTTTACATAACTGAAAGTTTTGAGCCTAATATGATTAGGCAGTCGGCAGTTTCTTACTATATTTCTAAAATCGCAAAAGAAAATGCATTCAAGGTTATTTTATGCGGAGAAGGTCCAGATGAAATTTTTGCCGGTTATCCTGAATTTAGAAACTGCAAAACTGAAAAAGAAATCTCAAATAAAATAAACGACTTTATTCTAAATCTTCCAAGAACACAATTTCAGAGAGTAGATAGAACCTCAATGAATTTTACTCTTGAAGTTAGAGTCCC contains:
- the asnB gene encoding asparagine synthase (glutamine-hydrolyzing); this translates as MCGIGAIYGKNIKEKEFSIKRSLQLIEHRGYSLYETKILDNCVLGCNRLEIVDRPKAIQPQTNEDESVFVVFNGEIFNYKELMKELSDKGHKFKTNSDTEVLVHLWEEYGEEMVKKLDSEMFAFFIYDKNKNSFFVARDPYGIKPLYYALDNLGNYHFASEIKQLSQFKEIDEISFFPQGNFMLNGKLKQYHKIPKVTEKLKAPLQEIIENVRILFDEAVKKRVDTDLPVGVFFSGGIDSSAVLATAVKYHKDVTAIIVGHPHAPDVLIAKKYCEENKIKYIYFNPPTEKELFKIIPEIVYITESFEPNMIRQSAVSYYISKIAKENAFKVILCGEGPDEIFAGYPEFRNCKTEKEISNKINDFILNLPRTQFQRVDRTSMNFTLEVRVPFFDTKFADYSIKIPSKYKIKSKRKEKITKWILREAMKDRLPDYIVNRPKVVLSEGAGFKGNQLIGGLFYDIVKNNITEEEFKRIKKDYTDWNITNKEVAHYFKIYAKHLFTKAIFNKKRPLVNAIDSIKNEKSEFLTEKILDTIHSKGFFKDSPYKEDELKKVILDSVRNSKEIKIVGYWGIEKEKLDKSEETAFNFLKDLEKKIKKSYKKVKITLILTDIHGELNSIDSKIINSYFSKVISLSKKYKFQTIFLSDLWKRNNLDLTKVKSELEKKPKIWWQKFSTKNQLLESSKKHHKGKDIEIGAKMYALASKYDSEFVEKEFNDSIFFTYNSKSWQNTLPDMPTIYLYGLGKNKSIKPWHLKYSF